From Synoicihabitans lomoniglobus, the proteins below share one genomic window:
- the nrfD gene encoding NrfD/PsrC family molybdoenzyme membrane anchor subunit, with the protein MSHADSAAAKPAILNEVQPAELPRATLVEHGRSFSWITDKICGIIEGKTPGWWWVCFVLACFVATWTVAGIVYLVATGVGVWGHANPVNWAWDIVNFVFWIGIGHAGTLISAILCLLRQKWRTSINRAAEAMTIFAVVCAGIFPVFHVGRVWFAWYLFPIPNSNYIWQNFRSPLEWDVFAVSTYGTVSVLFWYVGLIPDLAILRDRFYKAGNKFRSFLYGFFAMGWRGANRHWSNYEMAYLVLAGISTPLVLSVHTIVSFDFAVSLLPGWHTTIFPPYFVAGAIFSGFGMVMTLMLPLRSIFKLEDLITQYHIDCMCKITLATGTIVGYAYGMEFFIAWYGSNPYEGFAFINRAFGHYAWAYWIMISCNVITPQFFWFKKIRDNTWFVWVLSIFVNVGMWFERFVIIVTSLARDFLPSSWGYYSPSIVEIFTFFGTFGVFSVLFLLFIRFLPIMPMAEIKSVTPQGDPHAGHGDH; encoded by the coding sequence ATGTCGCACGCCGATTCCGCCGCCGCCAAGCCGGCTATTCTCAATGAAGTTCAACCCGCGGAGCTGCCGCGTGCCACCTTGGTGGAGCACGGTCGCAGCTTCTCGTGGATCACTGATAAGATCTGCGGCATCATCGAGGGCAAGACCCCCGGCTGGTGGTGGGTTTGCTTCGTGCTCGCCTGTTTCGTCGCCACCTGGACGGTGGCTGGCATCGTCTACCTCGTCGCCACGGGCGTCGGTGTGTGGGGCCATGCCAATCCCGTCAACTGGGCGTGGGACATCGTCAACTTCGTGTTCTGGATCGGTATTGGTCACGCGGGCACGTTGATTTCGGCCATTCTCTGTTTGTTGCGCCAAAAGTGGCGCACTTCGATCAATCGAGCCGCCGAGGCCATGACGATTTTCGCGGTGGTTTGCGCCGGTATCTTCCCCGTGTTCCACGTCGGTCGCGTCTGGTTTGCCTGGTATCTGTTCCCGATTCCCAATTCGAATTACATCTGGCAGAACTTCCGTTCGCCGCTGGAGTGGGACGTGTTCGCGGTGTCGACCTACGGCACGGTTTCGGTGCTCTTCTGGTATGTGGGTCTGATTCCCGACCTGGCGATTCTGCGTGATCGTTTTTACAAGGCCGGCAACAAGTTCCGTTCGTTCCTCTATGGTTTCTTCGCCATGGGCTGGCGCGGCGCGAATCGCCACTGGTCCAACTACGAAATGGCTTACCTCGTGTTGGCTGGTATCTCGACGCCGCTGGTGTTGTCGGTGCACACGATCGTTTCGTTCGACTTCGCGGTTTCATTGCTGCCCGGCTGGCACACCACCATCTTCCCGCCCTACTTCGTGGCCGGCGCTATTTTCTCCGGCTTCGGCATGGTGATGACGCTGATGCTGCCACTGCGCTCGATCTTCAAACTCGAGGATCTCATCACGCAGTATCACATCGACTGCATGTGTAAGATCACATTGGCGACGGGCACCATCGTGGGATACGCCTACGGCATGGAGTTCTTCATCGCTTGGTATGGCTCCAACCCCTACGAGGGCTTCGCCTTCATCAATCGCGCCTTCGGTCATTATGCGTGGGCCTACTGGATCATGATCTCATGTAACGTGATCACACCGCAGTTCTTCTGGTTTAAGAAGATCCGCGATAATACGTGGTTCGTCTGGGTGCTTTCGATCTTCGTCAACGTCGGCATGTGGTTCGAGCGTTTCGTGATTATCGTCACGTCGCTGGCGCGCGACTTCCTGCCTTCCAGCTGGGGTTACTACAGCCCGTCGATCGTGGAAATCTTCACCTTCTTCGGCACGTTCGGCGTGTTCAGCGTCTTGTTCCTCCTGTTCATCCGCTTCCTCCCCATCATGCCGATGGCGGAAATCAAGTCGGTCACTCCGCAAGGCGATCCGCACGCGGGTCACGGCGATCACTAA
- a CDS encoding c-type cytochrome, whose translation MRYVYLSVFFLVVLTVGALGFRGSISTKPPLEVFPDMDRQSKYLPQDRSEFFADGRTDRPLPAGVVARGDLKADTHLDLGRDASGEFARGFPVALTIDRQFIDRGRERYEIYCAPCHGNMADGRGIVTQYGWGTPANLHSDLYRSQAEGEIFNTITHGKNTMFGYGDKLVSEDRWAVIAYVRALQRSQDGRLSDVPASHQAELN comes from the coding sequence ATGCGATACGTCTACTTATCCGTCTTTTTTCTGGTCGTATTGACCGTGGGAGCCCTTGGGTTCCGCGGCTCAATTTCGACTAAACCGCCCCTCGAGGTATTCCCCGATATGGACCGGCAGTCGAAATATCTGCCGCAGGACCGTTCGGAGTTCTTCGCCGATGGCCGCACGGATCGTCCGTTGCCCGCCGGCGTGGTGGCTCGTGGTGATCTCAAGGCCGACACGCACCTTGATCTCGGTCGTGATGCTTCCGGCGAGTTCGCCCGTGGTTTTCCCGTCGCATTGACGATTGATCGTCAGTTCATCGACCGCGGTCGCGAGCGTTACGAAATCTACTGCGCTCCGTGTCACGGCAACATGGCCGATGGTCGTGGTATCGTCACCCAATACGGATGGGGCACTCCCGCCAATCTGCACAGCGATCTGTATCGCAGCCAGGCTGAGGGCGAAATCTTTAACACCATTACTCATGGCAAGAACACCATGTTCGGTTACGGCGACAAGCTGGTCTCGGAAGATCGCTGGGCCGTCATCGCTTATGTTCGCGCCTTGCAACGTTCCCAGGATGGCCGTCTCTCCGACGTGCCGGCCTCTCATCAAGCGGAGTTGAACTAA
- a CDS encoding TAT-variant-translocated molybdopterin oxidoreductase — MKRKVEHPEPSARELSGPRYWRSLDELVETPGFQNKLAKEFPEGASNLNGVDRRHFFKLMAASFALGGMGLATGCRRPEANILPYGKSVEGIIPGVPQYYATSFPLRGAALPLLAETHQGRPTKLEGNPSYTPYGGASSLLAQASVLDLYDPDRATTHTTGGAASTVVAMRDKLSAVHAAAAANGGAGLAVLAESSSSPSRARLVEALKGKLPNAMWAEYDAVSDLPPAAAARAAFGQNVKPLYRFAKAKRIVSIDADFFHAESGALGYSRDFAKGRKVLKANDPMNRLYAVESTFSLTGSMADHRLRLASSHMLAFTAALLAKLSGQDSVARLAQGLNFKDQDKWIEACATDLAHHKGECLVVAGAHQPAQVHALAYAINAFLGNIGKTIDFVEVPQNDAASLADLAAAAKAGKVSTLVVLGGNPAYNAPADLDFTALADAVDDVIRYGYYVDETSALADTHIGATHYLESWGDARTADGTIVPVQPMIMPLFDGLTELEVVARLAGADTTDPYSIVFDTVVQYVEGRLLFHGRPANPNIKRSETLGSAQDVFRKFLHDGIIADSAYATATVRYDQAGAGVLFADAPSYPALSKDNLEVRFTFDHKMDDGRYANNGWLQECPDPITKISWDNAILVSPRLGAELGIEPGGAALQVARKELAEYPQGKENAFVGEVTVNGTTVRGPMHIQPGLSNWTIVLPLGYGRQVSGRVGQGAGHDFYPARTSAHPDFVTGATIKVLDERYKMANQQEHWSMEGRDLVREANKEEFDTDPNFVDSFGIESHAPANLGKDKNMPLAAVSVETPRGNSLYETPNFEGTHQWGMSIDLNTCIGCNACVIACQAENNIPIVGKEQVMRGREMHWIRLDRYYSDGNISAGAFGGPKNKVIPEDPQASLMPVACMQCELAPCETVCPVNATVHDDEGLNVMAYNRCIGTRYCANNCPYKVRRFNFFDWNDRSLDQLYMGPAGDKGMPELVQMAKNPDVTVRMRGVMEKCTYCVQRIQQAKIAQKVKARDTDNVVVPDGTIKTACQQVCAVDAIEFGNIKDPESAVSQAKAREQDYALLGYLNIRPRTTYLGKLRNPNPDMPDYASLPLSRIEYNTKNHPAHGDDHGGGSHGEAHPAADDHGHAHDEPDGHTSIMKNALSTGGLS, encoded by the coding sequence ATGAAACGCAAAGTTGAACATCCCGAACCCTCCGCCCGTGAGCTGAGTGGTCCGCGCTACTGGCGCAGCCTCGATGAACTCGTGGAGACACCCGGTTTTCAGAATAAACTCGCCAAGGAATTTCCCGAAGGCGCGTCGAACCTGAACGGCGTCGATCGTCGCCACTTCTTCAAGTTGATGGCCGCGTCCTTTGCCCTCGGTGGCATGGGACTCGCAACCGGCTGCCGTCGTCCCGAGGCCAACATTCTGCCCTACGGTAAATCCGTCGAAGGCATCATTCCGGGCGTGCCGCAGTATTATGCCACGTCGTTCCCACTCCGCGGTGCGGCGTTGCCATTGCTCGCGGAAACCCACCAGGGGCGTCCGACCAAACTGGAAGGTAACCCGAGCTACACGCCTTACGGCGGGGCATCCTCGCTGTTGGCGCAAGCCTCTGTGCTCGATCTCTACGATCCGGATCGCGCCACCACGCACACGACCGGTGGAGCGGCTTCGACCGTGGTCGCGATGCGCGACAAACTTTCCGCCGTGCACGCCGCCGCCGCTGCCAATGGTGGAGCGGGACTTGCCGTTCTCGCCGAATCTTCTTCCTCCCCGAGCCGCGCTCGCTTGGTGGAAGCGTTGAAGGGCAAATTGCCCAACGCGATGTGGGCGGAATACGACGCCGTTTCTGATTTGCCGCCGGCGGCCGCCGCTCGCGCCGCTTTCGGTCAAAACGTCAAGCCGCTGTATCGCTTCGCCAAAGCCAAGCGTATCGTCTCGATCGACGCCGACTTTTTCCACGCTGAATCCGGCGCGTTGGGCTATTCCCGCGATTTCGCCAAGGGTCGCAAGGTCCTCAAGGCCAACGATCCGATGAACCGCCTCTACGCGGTGGAGAGCACATTCTCGCTCACCGGTTCGATGGCGGATCACCGTCTGCGTCTCGCGAGCAGCCACATGTTGGCGTTCACCGCCGCATTGCTGGCGAAGTTGTCCGGTCAGGATTCCGTGGCGCGTCTCGCGCAGGGCTTGAACTTCAAGGATCAGGACAAGTGGATCGAAGCCTGCGCCACCGATCTCGCTCACCACAAGGGGGAGTGTCTGGTCGTCGCCGGGGCGCACCAACCTGCGCAAGTCCACGCGCTGGCCTACGCCATCAACGCGTTCCTCGGTAACATTGGCAAAACGATCGACTTCGTCGAAGTGCCGCAAAATGACGCCGCTTCGCTGGCCGATCTCGCCGCTGCCGCCAAGGCCGGCAAGGTTTCCACGCTCGTCGTGCTCGGGGGTAACCCGGCTTACAACGCGCCGGCTGATCTCGATTTTACGGCGCTGGCCGATGCCGTGGACGATGTCATTCGTTACGGCTACTACGTCGACGAAACCTCGGCCCTGGCCGATACGCACATCGGTGCCACCCATTATTTGGAATCGTGGGGCGATGCCCGCACGGCCGATGGCACCATCGTGCCGGTGCAGCCGATGATCATGCCGTTGTTCGACGGTCTGACCGAACTTGAAGTCGTGGCGCGTCTCGCCGGCGCCGACACCACTGATCCTTACTCGATCGTTTTCGATACGGTGGTGCAATATGTCGAAGGCCGCCTCCTGTTCCACGGCCGCCCGGCCAACCCAAACATCAAGCGCTCCGAAACCCTCGGTAGTGCGCAGGACGTTTTCCGCAAGTTCCTGCACGACGGCATCATCGCCGATTCGGCCTACGCCACTGCGACCGTCCGTTATGATCAGGCTGGTGCCGGAGTGCTCTTTGCTGACGCGCCGTCCTATCCGGCGTTGTCCAAGGACAACCTCGAAGTGCGTTTCACCTTCGACCACAAGATGGACGACGGTCGCTACGCCAACAACGGCTGGCTGCAAGAGTGCCCGGATCCGATCACCAAGATCTCTTGGGACAACGCGATCCTCGTCAGCCCACGTCTCGGAGCCGAACTCGGCATTGAGCCGGGCGGCGCCGCGCTGCAGGTCGCCCGCAAGGAGCTCGCTGAATACCCGCAAGGTAAAGAAAATGCCTTCGTGGGCGAAGTGACCGTGAATGGCACGACTGTGCGCGGTCCGATGCACATTCAACCGGGTCTCTCCAACTGGACCATTGTGCTGCCACTCGGTTACGGTCGCCAAGTCAGCGGTCGCGTGGGGCAGGGCGCGGGACATGATTTCTACCCCGCTCGCACGTCGGCACATCCGGACTTCGTGACCGGTGCCACCATCAAGGTGCTCGACGAGCGCTACAAGATGGCGAACCAGCAAGAGCACTGGTCGATGGAAGGCCGTGATCTCGTGCGTGAAGCCAACAAGGAGGAGTTCGATACCGATCCCAACTTCGTCGACAGCTTCGGCATCGAATCCCACGCCCCGGCCAATCTCGGCAAGGACAAGAATATGCCGCTCGCCGCGGTTTCCGTCGAAACGCCACGTGGCAACTCGCTTTACGAGACTCCGAATTTCGAAGGCACGCATCAATGGGGCATGTCGATCGACCTGAATACCTGCATTGGTTGCAACGCTTGCGTGATCGCCTGTCAGGCCGAGAACAACATTCCGATCGTCGGCAAGGAACAGGTCATGCGCGGTCGCGAGATGCACTGGATCCGCCTCGATCGTTATTACTCGGACGGAAACATTTCCGCCGGTGCCTTTGGTGGCCCGAAAAACAAGGTGATCCCCGAGGATCCCCAAGCCTCGCTCATGCCGGTCGCCTGTATGCAGTGCGAACTCGCGCCTTGCGAAACGGTTTGCCCGGTCAACGCCACGGTGCACGACGACGAAGGCCTGAACGTCATGGCCTACAACCGCTGCATCGGCACGCGTTACTGCGCCAACAACTGTCCTTACAAGGTCCGTCGCTTCAACTTCTTCGACTGGAATGACCGGTCGCTCGACCAGCTCTACATGGGCCCGGCCGGCGACAAGGGCATGCCCGAGCTCGTGCAGATGGCGAAGAATCCGGATGTCACCGTGCGCATGCGGGGTGTGATGGAAAAGTGCACCTACTGCGTGCAACGCATCCAGCAGGCCAAGATCGCCCAAAAGGTGAAGGCCCGCGATACCGACAATGTCGTCGTCCCCGACGGCACGATCAAGACGGCCTGTCAGCAAGTCTGCGCGGTCGACGCCATCGAGTTCGGCAACATCAAGGATCCCGAGAGCGCGGTTTCCCAAGCCAAGGCCCGCGAGCAAGACTACGCGCTCCTCGGCTACCTCAATATCCGTCCTCGCACCACTTATCTGGGCAAGCTGCGCAACCCGAATCCGGACATGCCGGACTACGCGTCGCTGCCGCTCAGCCGCATTGAATACAACACCAAGAATCATCCTGCTCACGGCGATGACCACGGTGGCGGCAGCCACGGTGAGGCCCATCCCGCCGCAGACGACCACGGTCACGCTCACGACGAGCCTGATGGACACACTTCGATCATGAAGAACGCCCTGTCGACGGGAGGACTTAGCTAA
- a CDS encoding DUF3341 domain-containing protein — protein sequence MAAPSHGVIATFDTASDIYHAAQKVRDAGFKFWDCITPCPVHGLDGAMGVKRSKVPRFSLIGGLIGFTTGMSMIFFTGAVDYKLIVGGKPLFSPMFAFPVSYELTILFTAFATIGGMFLLNGLPMHYHPVLKTDHIHRGLDDKFLIVIEARDPKFDLAATKALLESAGGKDIAEVEA from the coding sequence ATGGCTGCTCCTTCACATGGCGTGATCGCCACTTTCGACACCGCGTCGGACATCTACCACGCGGCGCAGAAAGTGCGCGACGCCGGCTTCAAATTCTGGGACTGCATCACCCCGTGCCCTGTGCACGGTCTCGATGGTGCGATGGGCGTCAAACGCTCCAAGGTTCCTCGTTTCTCTCTCATTGGCGGTCTCATCGGTTTCACCACCGGTATGTCGATGATCTTCTTCACCGGTGCGGTGGACTACAAACTGATCGTCGGCGGCAAGCCGCTCTTCAGCCCGATGTTCGCATTCCCGGTCTCCTACGAATTGACGATTCTGTTCACCGCCTTCGCCACGATCGGAGGCATGTTTCTTCTCAACGGTCTGCCGATGCACTATCATCCGGTGCTCAAGACCGATCACATCCACCGCGGCCTCGATGATAAGTTCCTCATCGTGATCGAAGCCCGCGACCCCAAGTTCGATCTGGCCGCCACCAAGGCGTTGCTGGAATCGGCCGGGGGTAAAGACATTGCCGAAGTCGAGGCCTGA
- a CDS encoding c-type cytochrome — translation MSDEEIKKSDPTIEQGAASDEQIQEVHSVLLREKREPSEGYTPMPLFLLGFVSSMIFIVSIYFIHYRGGLTEGIGEAAMIYDERFDPKLHGGAANVVKEVDPMVAGKKVYTQVCATCHQVTGSGVPGVYPPLAGSDWVSGSEERLINILVHGLAGPVEVAGTTYNGNMPAFGKGSAYNWGDDRISYVLTYIRAEFGGGAAPVTVERVTELREGSSRTTQFSAEELLALP, via the coding sequence ATGAGCGACGAGGAAATTAAAAAGTCAGATCCGACCATTGAACAGGGCGCCGCCTCGGATGAACAAATCCAGGAAGTGCACTCCGTTTTGCTGCGTGAAAAGCGCGAGCCAAGCGAAGGCTACACCCCGATGCCGTTGTTCCTGTTGGGTTTCGTATCGTCGATGATCTTTATCGTTTCGATTTACTTCATCCACTATCGCGGCGGTCTGACGGAAGGCATTGGGGAAGCCGCCATGATTTACGACGAACGCTTCGACCCGAAACTTCACGGTGGCGCCGCCAATGTGGTGAAAGAGGTCGATCCGATGGTCGCGGGTAAAAAGGTCTACACCCAAGTGTGCGCCACCTGTCACCAAGTCACCGGTTCCGGTGTCCCGGGCGTCTACCCTCCTTTGGCCGGATCCGACTGGGTTTCCGGTAGTGAAGAGCGACTCATCAACATTCTGGTCCACGGTCTCGCTGGTCCGGTTGAGGTCGCCGGCACGACCTACAACGGCAACATGCCGGCCTTCGGTAAAGGCAGCGCCTACAACTGGGGCGACGATCGGATCTCCTACGTGCTGACCTACATCCGTGCCGAGTTCGGCGGTGGAGCCGCTCCGGTTACGGTGGAACGCGTGACTGAGCTTCGCGAAGGCAGCTCGCGCACAACGCAGTTCAGCGCCGAGGAACTGCTGGCCTTGCCGTAG
- a CDS encoding cbb3-type cytochrome c oxidase subunit II → MNRAPLIFLGVFVALAFSWTGIILTNQVAYGNLTPYYDETEEAVFPVATPGLAARGQLVYQDLGCVYCHTQQVRRPGYGSDIERGWGERQSVARDYIREKRVMLGTMRTGPDLRNIGARQADPTWHMLHLYDPQITSRGSNMPPFRFLFEQRKIIGEASPDAITLPTSYVDGTPLPPHSLPAEGYELVPTERAKSLVAYLINRKDTYAYPETFNVFPEDDAGEAEAKTESEGEGH, encoded by the coding sequence ATGAATCGCGCTCCTCTCATTTTTCTCGGTGTGTTTGTCGCGCTGGCGTTCTCCTGGACCGGCATCATTCTCACCAACCAAGTCGCCTACGGCAACCTTACGCCTTATTACGATGAGACCGAAGAAGCGGTGTTTCCCGTCGCCACGCCCGGTCTCGCGGCCCGTGGCCAGCTCGTCTACCAAGACCTCGGCTGCGTTTATTGCCACACTCAGCAAGTGCGTCGTCCGGGCTACGGCTCCGATATCGAACGTGGCTGGGGCGAGCGTCAAAGCGTAGCGCGCGATTACATCCGTGAAAAACGCGTGATGCTCGGCACCATGCGCACGGGGCCGGATCTCCGTAACATCGGCGCCCGTCAGGCCGATCCGACGTGGCATATGCTGCATCTCTACGATCCGCAGATCACCTCACGGGGATCGAACATGCCTCCCTTCCGTTTTCTCTTCGAGCAACGCAAGATCATCGGCGAAGCCAGCCCGGATGCCATCACTTTGCCGACTTCCTATGTGGACGGCACGCCGCTGCCGCCACACTCGTTGCCGGCCGAAGGCTACGAACTGGTGCCGACCGAGCGCGCCAAGTCATTGGTCGCTTATTTGATCAATCGCAAGGACACCTACGCCTACCCGGAAACCTTTAACGTCTTCCCCGAGGACGACGCAGGTGAAGCCGAGGCCAAGACCGAAAGCGAAGGGGAGGGGCACTAA
- a CDS encoding cbb3-type cytochrome c oxidase subunit I yields MASAPSLVQSLKPSTSTDSATRAELSEIDASTKAPALFFLISSVLWLLVGTAFALIASFKMHSPEFLGDYEWLTFGRARAAHLNTVIYGWSVNAAFAVAFWLMARLSRSVLRHPTLLFVAGAFWNIGVSLGVIGILRGDSTSIEWLEFPSYATPLLFVAYALIGAWAVITFRFGKSKHIYVSQWYILAALFWFPWLYSVAQIMMIFDPARGTVQALVNWWFAHNVLGLWFTPIGLAAVYYFLPKVLGKPIHSYYLSVLGFWSLAFFYNWAGVHHLIGGPVPAWVQTAGIAASFMMVVPVVVVAINHHMTMVGSFGALKYSPTLRFIVFGAVSYTLTSLQGSSMAIRSWAEVTHFTHYTVAHAHWGMYSFFTMVMFGSIYYIMPRLMHKEWPSARMISIHFWATAIGIIIYVAGLSWGGIEQGFALNNVEKYPVFLDIVELTKKYLLSRSYAGILITVGHIAFAVNFTWMLITPSRKGATAPTLFRNPASMEMTR; encoded by the coding sequence ATGGCCTCCGCTCCTAGCCTTGTTCAATCCCTCAAGCCGTCGACCTCGACGGACTCCGCCACTCGGGCGGAATTGAGTGAGATTGACGCCTCCACCAAAGCCCCCGCGCTGTTCTTCCTGATCTCCAGCGTGCTCTGGCTGTTGGTGGGAACCGCGTTCGCACTCATCGCATCGTTCAAGATGCATTCGCCCGAGTTTTTGGGTGACTACGAATGGCTCACGTTCGGTCGGGCCCGCGCGGCCCATTTGAACACCGTCATCTACGGTTGGAGTGTGAATGCCGCGTTCGCTGTGGCTTTTTGGCTCATGGCCCGTCTGTCGCGCTCGGTGTTGCGCCACCCCACGCTGTTGTTCGTGGCCGGTGCGTTCTGGAACATCGGCGTATCCCTCGGGGTGATTGGTATTCTGCGGGGTGATTCGACCTCGATCGAGTGGCTGGAATTTCCGTCCTACGCCACGCCGCTGCTCTTCGTCGCCTATGCGCTGATTGGGGCTTGGGCGGTGATTACGTTTCGTTTTGGCAAGTCCAAGCATATCTACGTGTCGCAATGGTATATCCTCGCGGCACTGTTCTGGTTCCCGTGGCTCTACTCGGTGGCGCAGATCATGATGATTTTCGATCCGGCGCGTGGCACGGTGCAGGCGTTGGTCAACTGGTGGTTCGCTCACAACGTGCTGGGGCTGTGGTTCACCCCCATCGGCTTGGCGGCGGTTTACTATTTTCTACCCAAGGTCTTGGGAAAGCCGATTCACAGTTATTACTTGTCGGTGCTCGGATTCTGGTCACTGGCGTTCTTCTACAACTGGGCGGGCGTGCATCACCTCATCGGCGGCCCGGTCCCGGCTTGGGTGCAAACGGCGGGTATCGCGGCCTCGTTCATGATGGTCGTGCCCGTGGTGGTAGTGGCGATCAATCACCACATGACCATGGTTGGCAGCTTCGGCGCGCTGAAGTATAGCCCGACGCTTCGCTTCATTGTTTTTGGCGCGGTTTCCTACACGCTCACCTCCCTGCAGGGATCGTCCATGGCGATCCGCAGCTGGGCGGAAGTGACGCACTTCACCCACTACACCGTGGCGCACGCGCACTGGGGCATGTATTCCTTTTTCACGATGGTGATGTTCGGCAGCATCTACTACATCATGCCTCGCCTCATGCATAAGGAATGGCCGTCGGCACGGATGATCAGCATCCACTTTTGGGCCACGGCGATTGGTATTATTATTTACGTCGCGGGTCTCTCCTGGGGTGGCATCGAACAGGGTTTTGCCCTGAACAATGTCGAAAAGTATCCGGTGTTCTTGGACATCGTGGAGCTGACCAAGAAGTATCTGCTCAGCCGCAGCTATGCTGGTATTCTCATCACGGTGGGCCACATTGCCTTCGCGGTTAACTTTACCTGGATGTTGATTACTCCGAGCCGCAAGGGAGCCACCGCCCCGACGCTGTTCCGCAACCCTGCTTCCATGGAGATGACCCGATGA
- the proC gene encoding pyrroline-5-carboxylate reductase codes for MDKIAFVGAGRMATAIVDGLIAQNPEAKAKIGCYSASGTSAQQLAARTGIRQATDLPELLGDADVVVIAFKPYHLASADPRLADLTKGKLVLSVLAAKTLEHLHRVFPAARNIIRTMPNTPSAIGAGITGWCSHQTLNAEDRVAITGLLGSIGREIEVPESKIDALMGVSGCGPAFVFEFTAALRDGGIAAGLTSEEAEQLAIETVLGSARLMARSDQSPEALRDQVTSPNGTTFAGLQRMAAHDIRGMMKDAVLTAKARSAELARD; via the coding sequence ATGGATAAAATCGCATTTGTAGGCGCCGGCCGCATGGCCACTGCCATCGTCGACGGGCTCATCGCTCAGAACCCTGAAGCCAAAGCCAAGATTGGTTGCTACAGTGCCAGCGGCACCAGCGCGCAACAACTCGCGGCACGGACCGGTATCCGGCAGGCTACCGATCTGCCCGAACTGCTCGGCGATGCCGATGTCGTGGTCATCGCTTTCAAGCCGTATCATCTGGCGTCGGCCGATCCCAGACTTGCCGACCTCACCAAGGGAAAATTGGTGCTTTCCGTCTTGGCCGCCAAAACTCTTGAGCATCTCCACCGCGTATTCCCGGCGGCTCGCAATATCATTCGCACCATGCCCAACACCCCGAGCGCGATTGGGGCCGGAATCACCGGCTGGTGCTCGCATCAGACGTTGAATGCCGAGGACCGGGTCGCGATCACGGGACTACTGGGATCGATCGGACGCGAAATCGAAGTTCCCGAGTCGAAAATCGATGCCCTCATGGGCGTGAGCGGTTGCGGTCCGGCGTTTGTTTTTGAGTTCACGGCGGCCCTACGCGATGGCGGCATCGCGGCGGGTCTTACGTCCGAGGAGGCCGAACAACTTGCGATCGAAACGGTGCTGGGTTCCGCCCGCCTTATGGCCCGCAGCGACCAGTCGCCCGAGGCCCTGCGCGATCAGGTCACTTCCCCCAACGGCACGACGTTCGCCGGTCTGCAACGCATGGCCGCGCACGATATTCGCGGCATGATGAAGGACGCCGTTTTGACGGCCAAAGCGCGATCCGCCGAACTGGCGCGGGACTAG